From a region of the Onychomys torridus unplaced genomic scaffold, mOncTor1.1, whole genome shotgun sequence genome:
- the LOC118575938 gene encoding tripartite motif-containing protein 15-like — protein MPSTRSLRGRHHVVCPACTRPLRDAVTIACGHTVCLLCLPCTPMGAKLLCPLCQEKEEEQTQAAVAPVPLGPLGETCCEEHGEKIYYFCETDAELLCVFCREGPAHQAHTVRLLDEAIQPYRDRLRSRLEALRMERDKMEDRKYQEDQKLQELLMQVESKKQQVEAAFERLTQELGDQRCLLMTRLEGLEQQIWKEREEYITKVSQEVHRLGAQVEELEEKCHRPASELLQDVRHNQSRYELKTFVSPEAISSDLVKKIRNLHRKILGLPTMMRTFLDHKPKPGSLRKRNVHLIVSCTVGVAAEVAWVRGE, from the exons ATGCCCTCAACCCGGTCCCTGCGGGGACGCCACCACGtagtctgtcctgcctgcacCCGGCCCCTGCGGGATGCGGTGACCATAGCCTGTGGACACACTgtctgccttctctgcctcccgTGCACCCCGATGGGGGCCAAGCTGCTATGCCCGCTCTgtcaggagaaagaagaggagcaaACCCAGGCTGCAGTGGCCCCGGTACCCCTGGGTCCCCTGGGCGAGACCTGCTGTGAGGAGCACGGAGAGAAGATCTATTACTTCTGCGAGACAGACGCAGAGCTGCTCTGTGTGTTCTGCAGAGAGGGCCCCGCCCACCAGGCGCACACTGTACGGCTCCTCGATGAAGCCATCCAACCCTACAGG GATCGTCTTAGGAGTCGGTTAGAAGCTCTCAGAATGGAGCGGGACAAGATGGAAGATAGGAAATATCAAGAAGATCAGAAGCTCCAAGAGCTCCTG ATGCAAGTTGAAAGCAAGAAGCAACAGGTTGAAGCTGCTTTTGAAAGGCTGACACAGGAGCTTGGAGACCAGAGATGCCTCCTGATGACCAGGCTGGAGGGGCTAGAACAGCAGAtctggaaggagagggaagagtaCATCACAAAAGTCTCTCAGGAGGTCCATCGGCTGGGTGCCCAGGttgaggagctggaggagaagtGTCATCGACCAGCAAGTGAGCTTCTGCAA GATGTCAGACACAACCAGAGCAG ATATGAGCTGAAGACTTTTGTGAGTCCAGAGGCCATTTCCTCTGATCTTGTTAAGAAGATTCGAAACCTCCACAGGAAAATACTTGGCCTCCCAACGATGATGAGGACATTCTTAG ATCACAAACCCAAGCCTGGTTCTCTTCGAAAACGTAATGTCCACCTGATTGTCAGCTGCACCGTGGGAGTGGCCGCTGAGGTGGCCTGGGTAAGGGGAGAATAG
- the Trim26 gene encoding tripartite motif-containing protein 26 isoform X1, with protein sequence MAASAPLRSLEEEVTCSICLDYLRDPVTIDCGHVFCRSCTGDIRPISGNRPVCPLCKKPFKKENIRPVWQLASLVENIERLKVDNGRQPGELAREPQDMKLCERHQEKLHYYCEDDGKLLCVMCRESREHRPHTAVLVEKAALPHREKILNHLNTLRRDKEKIQGFQAKGEADILAALTKLQEQRQYIVAEFKQGHQFLKKREQHLLDQLSTLEQLLTEGREKFKTRGVSELGRLTLVISELEGKARQPAAELMQDACSTQDTKDFANRYPRKKFWIGKAIPHMVKRKAGEFSDKLLSLQRGLRQFQGKLLRDLEYKTVSVTLDPQSASGYLQLSEDWKCVTYTSQYQSDCLHPQQFDCEPGVLGSKGFTWGKVYWEVELEREGWSEDEEEGEEEEEGEEEEEDEEAGYGDGYEDWETDEDEESLGEEEEEEEEEEEEVLESCMVGVAKDSVKRKGDLSLRPEDGVWALRLSSSGIWANTNPEAQLFPVLRPRRVGIALDYEGGTVTFTNAESQELIYTFTATFTRRLVPFLWLKWPGTRLLLRP encoded by the exons ATGGCAGCATCAGCCCCCTTGAGGAGCCTGGAGGAGGAGGTGACCTGCTCCATCTGCCTGGATTATCTGCGGGACCCAGTGACCATCGACTGTGGCCATGTCTTCTGCCGCAGCTGCACAGGTGATATCCGCCCCATATCGGGGAACCGACCAGTCTGTCCGCTCTGCAAGAAGCCCTTTAAGAAGGAGAACATCCGGCCTGTGTGGCAGCTAGCCAGTCTGGTAGAGAACATTGAACGGCTGAAGGTGGACAATGGCAGGCAGCCGGGAGAGCTGGCCCGAGAGCCACAGGACATGAAGTTGTGTGAACGGCACCAGGAAAAGCTGCACTACTACTGTGAAGATGATGGGAAGCTGCTGTGCGTGATGTGCCGAGAGTCCCGGGAGCACAGGCCCCACACTGCAGTCCTGGTGGAGAAGGCCGCCTTGCCTCACAGA GAAAAAATCCTGAACCACCTGAATACCCTAAggagagataaagaaaaaattcagGGCTTTCAGGCCAAGGGAGAAGCTGATATTCTGGCTGCGCTG ACAAAGCTGCAGGAGCAGAGACAATACATCGTGGCGGAATTTAAGCAGGGCCACCAGTTTCTAAAGAAGCGGGAACAGCACCTGCTAGACCAGCTGTCCACCCTGGAGCAACTCCTCACTGAGGGCAGGGAGAAGTTCAAGACCCGGGGCGTCAGTGAGCTTGGCCGATTGACTCTGGTCATCTCCGAGCTGGAAGGCAAGGCACGGCAGCCCGCCGCAGAGCTGATGCAG GATGCCTGCTCTACACAG GACACCAAGGACTTTGCCAATAG GTACCCACGGAAGAAGTTCTGGATTGGGAAAGCCATCCCTCACATGGTTAAAAGAAAGGCAGGAGAATTCTCAGATAAACTTCTCTCTCTGCAGCGAGGCCTGAGACAGTTCCAGG GCAAGCTGCTTAGAGACTTGGAGTATAAGACAG TAAGTGTCACCCTGGACCCACAGTCGGCCAGCGGGTACCTGCAGCTTTCAGAAGACTGGAAGTGTGTGACTTATACCAGCCAGTACCAGAGTGACTGCCTGCACCCCCAGCAGTTTGACTGTGAGCCAGGGGTGTTGGGCAGCAAGGGCTTCACCTGGGGCAAGGTATACTGGGAAGTGGAGTTGGAGCGAGAAGGCTGgtcagaggatgaggaagagggggaggaggaagaagaaggggaagaggaggaagaagatgaggaggctGGCTATGGGGATGGATATGAAGACTGGGAAACAGATGAGGATGAAGAATCactaggggaggaagaggaggaagaagaggaagaggaggaggaagttctGGAAAGCTGCATGGTGGGAGTAGCCAAAGACTCTGTGAAGAGGAAAGGGGACCTCTCCCTGCGACCAGAGGATGGTGTGTGGGCCCTTCGGCTCTCCTCTTCAGGCATCTGGGCCAACACAAACCCCGAGGCCCAGCTCTTCCCAGTGCTGCGGCCCCGGAGAGTGGGCATCGCCCTGGATTATGAAGGGGGCACTGTGACATTCACTAATGCAGAGTCACAGGAACTCATCTATACCTTCACGGCCACCTTCACTCGGCGCCTGGTTCCCTTCCTGTGGCTCAAGTGGCCAGGAACACGCCTCCTGCTGAGACCCTGA
- the Trim26 gene encoding tripartite motif-containing protein 26 isoform X2, whose product MAASAPLRSLEEEVTCSICLDYLRDPVTIDCGHVFCRSCTGDIRPISGNRPVCPLCKKPFKKENIRPVWQLASLVENIERLKVDNGRQPGELAREPQDMKLCERHQEKLHYYCEDDGKLLCVMCRESREHRPHTAVLVEKAALPHREKILNHLNTLRRDKEKIQGFQAKGEADILAALTKLQEQRQYIVAEFKQGHQFLKKREQHLLDQLSTLEQLLTEGREKFKTRGVSELGRLTLVISELEGKARQPAAELMQDTKDFANRYPRKKFWIGKAIPHMVKRKAGEFSDKLLSLQRGLRQFQGKLLRDLEYKTVSVTLDPQSASGYLQLSEDWKCVTYTSQYQSDCLHPQQFDCEPGVLGSKGFTWGKVYWEVELEREGWSEDEEEGEEEEEGEEEEEDEEAGYGDGYEDWETDEDEESLGEEEEEEEEEEEEVLESCMVGVAKDSVKRKGDLSLRPEDGVWALRLSSSGIWANTNPEAQLFPVLRPRRVGIALDYEGGTVTFTNAESQELIYTFTATFTRRLVPFLWLKWPGTRLLLRP is encoded by the exons ATGGCAGCATCAGCCCCCTTGAGGAGCCTGGAGGAGGAGGTGACCTGCTCCATCTGCCTGGATTATCTGCGGGACCCAGTGACCATCGACTGTGGCCATGTCTTCTGCCGCAGCTGCACAGGTGATATCCGCCCCATATCGGGGAACCGACCAGTCTGTCCGCTCTGCAAGAAGCCCTTTAAGAAGGAGAACATCCGGCCTGTGTGGCAGCTAGCCAGTCTGGTAGAGAACATTGAACGGCTGAAGGTGGACAATGGCAGGCAGCCGGGAGAGCTGGCCCGAGAGCCACAGGACATGAAGTTGTGTGAACGGCACCAGGAAAAGCTGCACTACTACTGTGAAGATGATGGGAAGCTGCTGTGCGTGATGTGCCGAGAGTCCCGGGAGCACAGGCCCCACACTGCAGTCCTGGTGGAGAAGGCCGCCTTGCCTCACAGA GAAAAAATCCTGAACCACCTGAATACCCTAAggagagataaagaaaaaattcagGGCTTTCAGGCCAAGGGAGAAGCTGATATTCTGGCTGCGCTG ACAAAGCTGCAGGAGCAGAGACAATACATCGTGGCGGAATTTAAGCAGGGCCACCAGTTTCTAAAGAAGCGGGAACAGCACCTGCTAGACCAGCTGTCCACCCTGGAGCAACTCCTCACTGAGGGCAGGGAGAAGTTCAAGACCCGGGGCGTCAGTGAGCTTGGCCGATTGACTCTGGTCATCTCCGAGCTGGAAGGCAAGGCACGGCAGCCCGCCGCAGAGCTGATGCAG GACACCAAGGACTTTGCCAATAG GTACCCACGGAAGAAGTTCTGGATTGGGAAAGCCATCCCTCACATGGTTAAAAGAAAGGCAGGAGAATTCTCAGATAAACTTCTCTCTCTGCAGCGAGGCCTGAGACAGTTCCAGG GCAAGCTGCTTAGAGACTTGGAGTATAAGACAG TAAGTGTCACCCTGGACCCACAGTCGGCCAGCGGGTACCTGCAGCTTTCAGAAGACTGGAAGTGTGTGACTTATACCAGCCAGTACCAGAGTGACTGCCTGCACCCCCAGCAGTTTGACTGTGAGCCAGGGGTGTTGGGCAGCAAGGGCTTCACCTGGGGCAAGGTATACTGGGAAGTGGAGTTGGAGCGAGAAGGCTGgtcagaggatgaggaagagggggaggaggaagaagaaggggaagaggaggaagaagatgaggaggctGGCTATGGGGATGGATATGAAGACTGGGAAACAGATGAGGATGAAGAATCactaggggaggaagaggaggaagaagaggaagaggaggaggaagttctGGAAAGCTGCATGGTGGGAGTAGCCAAAGACTCTGTGAAGAGGAAAGGGGACCTCTCCCTGCGACCAGAGGATGGTGTGTGGGCCCTTCGGCTCTCCTCTTCAGGCATCTGGGCCAACACAAACCCCGAGGCCCAGCTCTTCCCAGTGCTGCGGCCCCGGAGAGTGGGCATCGCCCTGGATTATGAAGGGGGCACTGTGACATTCACTAATGCAGAGTCACAGGAACTCATCTATACCTTCACGGCCACCTTCACTCGGCGCCTGGTTCCCTTCCTGTGGCTCAAGTGGCCAGGAACACGCCTCCTGCTGAGACCCTGA